From Dechloromonas sp. A34:
CCATCCTGAAGGCCGAGAAGTTCGCCAGCGAGAACAAGAAGGAAACCATCGAATCGATCGCCAAATACGTCAAGATCGACCAGCAACTGCTGTGGCGCGGCTACTACTCGCAGTATCTCGACCAGTCCTCGGACCCCGACACCAAGGGCGTCAAGCACTTCGCCGACGTCATGGTCAACAGCGAGTTCATCGCCGCCAAACCTGACCTCGACGCCGCCATTGATGCCCGCGTCTACGCCAAGGTGTTGAACGACCTGGCCCGCGAAAACCCGAAGGATCCGTTCTGGAAGAAACTCCAGAAGAACTTCAAGCAGAAGAACGCCTGATGAGCCACGGTCTCAAACTGGAAGGCGTCGATTTCTCGTACGACGCCAACCACATCCTGGCCGGCATCGACCTGTCGATCCCGGCCGGGCAGTTCGTGACCTTGCTCGGCGCCAGCGGCTCGGGGAAATCGACCCTGCTCCGCCTGGTCGCCGGGCTGCAGTTCCCGCAACAGGGCAAGCTGGCCTGGAACGGCCAGCCGATTGCCGGGCCAGGCCCCGAGCGCGGCGTGGTCTTCCAGGACTACGCCCTGTTTCCCTGGCTGTCGGTAGTCGACAACATCGCGGTCGCCATCGGCAAGGCCCGCCCCGCCACCCGCAAGGCGGAACGCCGGGCCGAAGCCGGCGACTACCTGAAGAAGGTCGGGCTGGAAGCGGCGATCGGCAAGTATCCGTTCGAGCTCTCCGGCGGCATGCGCCAGCGCGCCGCCATCGCCCGCGCCCTGGCCCTCGGTTCGCCGTTGCTGTTGATGGATGAGCCGTTCGGGGCGCTGGACCCGGTCAATCGCGCCCGCCTGCAGGACCTGGTTTTGGAAATTTGGGAAGCCGGATCTGCTAGCGGCGCGTCAAGGAAAACCATCGTCTTCGTCACCCACGACATCGACGAGGCGCTCTACCTCGGCGACCGCGTCGTGATTCTCGGCTCGACGCCGGGCCGCGTCATCGCCGACCTGCCGGTCGAATTTCCGCGTCACCGCGACCGTCGCGCCCTGTTCGACAGCGACCAATTCCACACCCTGCGCGAATCCATCGCCGAAACCCTGGCCGCCGACACCCTGCGCCAGTTGATTGCCGCGTGAAGGAAAACAACATGTCCGAAACCCTGGCTCTCGAAACCCGAGAGCTTTCCGTAGCGCCTGCGCCGCACGTAGCCAGCGGCCCGGCGACGTCCGCGATTGCCACGCGATTCGCCGCCCGGCTCGGCCGCCTGCTCGAAGCCTCGCTGATCTGGATCGTCCTGCTCGGTGCCTGGTTCCTGGCTGCCGAATTCACGCCGCTCGGCGACAATCCGCTGATCCCCGGCCCGCTGGTCACCGCCCGCGCCCTCTGGGAATCGCTGCCCGAACTCTGGGTCGGCACCATCTCGTCCTTCACCATCCTGGTCCCCGGCTTCGTGCTCGCCAGCGGGCTCGGCATCGTCTCGGGGCTGACCATCGGCACCTCGCCGCGCCTGCAACGGGCCTTCTTCCCGTTCGCCCGGGTCGCCGCGCCGGTGCCGCCGACGGTCTATATCCCCTACGCCATCGCCGTCCTGCCGACCTTCAAGCTGTCGGCCATCTTCGTCGTCTTCATCGGTGCCTTCTGGCCGATCTTCCAGAATGCCGCGGCCGGCGCCCATGCGCTGGAGGAGCGTTTCCGCGATAACGCCCGCATCCTCGGCCTCACCGGCTTCGAGTATCACTGGCGCGTGGTCTTCCCGGCCGCCCTGCCCCACATCTTCTCCGGCATGGCGGTCGGCCTCGGCTTCTCGTTCATCCTGCTCACCGTAGCCGAACTGTTCGGGGCCAATGCAGGGTTGGGGCGTTTCGTCCAGTACTACGCCGACTTCGCCGACTACCCGAAGATGGTGGCCGGCATTCTCTACACCGGCCTGATCACTTTCCTGGCCATGAGCGGGCTGGAGGCGATCAAGCGTCGCGCCCTGTTCTGGCAACGCTGAACCCGGTCCCACCCACTTTCCCGATCGCGATCATGAAACCGATTTTCCGTACCCTGCTCACCGTTCTCGCCCTCGTCGCCGGCAGCAGCGCAAACGCCGCCCTTTTCGAACGCAGCACCGCAAACCTCCAGGATGAAGCACATGCCGCCGCCCGCGACGGCAAGCTGCTCGCCGTCCTACTCACCCTGCCCGACTGCCCGGGCTGCATCGAGATGGAACACACCGTCCATGCCAATCCGGCGACCGCGAAAGCGCTGGCCCGGCAGTTCCGCACCGTCCGCCTCGACATCGCCAGCCCGGCACCGATTGCTGACGGCGACGGCAAGCCGACCAGCGGCCCGGAACTGGCCCGCCGCCTAAAGGCCATCGCGACACCGTCCTATGCCTTCTTCGATGGCCACGGCCGTTTCCTCTACCGCTACACCGGCACCCTGAATGCCGCCGAGTTCCGCAAGCTGGGCAGCTACGTCGCACGAGGCGAATACGAGCAGCGCCCCTTCGACGGCCGGCCCGCCGCCGACCGCCATGCCGGCCATGACCACCACTGATTCTCGTACCATGCAAAACAAGCTGATTTCCCTCGCCGAAGCCGTCCGCCGCTACACCTGGGACGGCATGCAGTACGCCAGCGGCGCCGCCCTGCCGGTCGGCTCCGACGCCATCGTTTTCGGCCGCGAACTGCTGCGCCAGAAGCGCCGCGACCTGCACGCCATCTTCCATTGCAACACCCAGCAACTGAACCTGCTGGCCGGGGCCGGCGCCGCCAGCAAGGCCGAATGCGGCTTTTCCGGGCTGGAAGTCTTCGGCTTCGCCAACGGCCTGCGCCGGGCGGTCGAAAGCGGCCAGCTGGCGCTCGAGGACTATTCCAACCTCGCGATGGCGGTCCGCCTGCTCGGCGGCGCCATGAACTGGCCGTTCGTGCCGGCCACCGTCAATATCGGCTCCGACATCCAGGACCGTAGTGCCTTCGCGCCGGACGAATACCCGGCCAAGCGCAAGATCCCGACCGTCACCGACCCATTTTCCGGCCGTGAAATCGGCGCCTTCAGGCCGCTCAAACCCGACCTCGCCGCCATCCACGTCTCGCTGTCCGACCCGCTGGGCAATGCCATCATGCTCGGCACCGAATGGAGCCGCTTCGAGCTGTCCCGCGCCGCCAAAAAGGTCGTGCTGATCGCCGATGCTATCGTCGATACCGACTGCATGCGCCAGTATCCGAATCTGGTGCGCATTCCCGATATCATTGTCGAAGCCGTGGTCTACCACCCCTTCGCCGCCTGGCCGCAGTCCTCGCCCGGGCTCTACGACGTCGACGAGGCGCACATGAAATTCATGAACAAGGCACTGGCGACTGCCGAAGGCACGGCCGACTATGTGCGCGACTATGTCGAGGGCTACACCGATCTCGACAGTTATCTCGACCTGATCGGCCGCGACACCATCGCCCGCCTCAGCGACAGCGCCACCCGCTTCCTGCTCGATCCGTTCCGGCAGTGGATCAAGACGCCCGAAGAAATCGCCACTCTGAGCGCCGAGGTGACGGCATGAGCGCCCTGCCCTACACCCGCCAGGAGATGATGGCGATCGCCACCGGCCGCGAGCTGCGCGACGGCGAACTGGCCATTTTCGGGGTCGGCCTCTCGATGCTCGCCGGCTACTTCGCCCAGGCCCACCACGCGCCCAATATCCGCGCCATGACCGAAGGTGGCGTCTATGGCGCGACGCCGGTCGGCGGCCTACCCTGGGGCATCGAGTGCAACCGCATCTCGGCCAACGCGACGAGCTTCACCAATGCGCTGGACGCCCTCGGTTTCCTGGTCGCCTCCGGTCGCTGCGACGTCGGCATCATCGGCGCGGCGCAGGTCGACAAATTCGGCAACGTGAACACCACCGGCATCTGGGACGGCGAGATCGGCGATGCCTATCGCCTGCCCAAGACCCGGCTGACCGGGGCTGGCGGCGCCAACGACATCGCCTGCGGCGCTGGCCGGGTGGTGATCATGGTCACCCACGAACCGAAGCGCTTCGCCGAGCGGGTGAGCTACATCAGTTCCCCCGGCTACCTCGGCGGCGGCAATGCCCGCGAATGCTACGGCTTCGTCGGCGGCGGTCCTTCGGCCATCGTCACGACGCTGGGCATCCTGCGCCCCGACCCGGTCAGCAAGGAGTTCATCCTCGACGCTTACTACGCCTTCTCCAGCGTCGAGGAAATCCTCTGCCATACCGGCTGGGACCTCAAGGTATCGCCGACCGTGCACGTCGTGCCCGAGCCGAGCACGGAAGAACTCGCCGCCCTGCGTCGCGTTGACGAAACCGGCGCTCTGCGCAAGTAACCCAACCAAAAAAGGAAAATTGATGAGCGACACTCCCCTCGTGCTGCGCCACGACGACCACGGCGTCACCACCCTGACCCTGAACCGCCCGGCGGCCCGCAACGCCTTGTCGCAAGGCATGCTGCGCGCCCTGCACGATGCCTTCGCTGACATCGCCAGCGACGACAGCGTGCGCGTCGTGATCCTCGCCGGCGCCGGCCCGGCCTTCTGCACCGGCCACGACCTCAAGGAGATCCGTGCCGCCGAGTACTCGCGGGACTACACCGAAGCCCTGTTCAGCGACTGTGCCGAGCTGATGCAGGCCATCGTCGATCTGCCCAAGGTGGTGATCGCCCGCATCCATGGCATCGCCACCGCCGCCGGCGCCCAACTGGTGGCCAGTGCCGACCTGGCCGTGGCCGCCGACGACAGCCGCTTCGCGACGCCCGGCGTCAATATCGGCCTCTTCTGCTCGACGCCGATGGTCGCCCTGTCGCGCAACGTCGCCCCCAAGCACGCCCTGCAGATGCTGCTCACCGGCGACCTGATCGACGCCGCGACCGCCCTGCGCTTCGGGCTGGTCAACGAACTGGTGCCGGCCGCCGAACTGGAAAGTGCAACCCTGGCCCTGGCCCGCCGGATCGCCGCCAAGTCGCCTCTGACCCTGGCCATCGGCAAGGAAGCCTTCTACCGCCAGGCCGAACTGCCGCTCGCCGAGGCCTACGCCTATACGCGCGATGTCATGGTCGCCAACCTCGAAGCCCGCGATGCCCAGGAAGGCATCAATGCCTTCATCGACAAGCGCCACCCGGTCTGGTGCGGGCGCTGAGCGGCGGCACGGGAGCGGGGCTGATACCATCGCCCCATGACCCGTTATCAGGAACTGGCTGAGCAGACCGCACACTTGATCGCCCAGGGCGTGCTGCGGGCCGGCGAGCGCCTGCCGTCGATCCGCCATGCCTGCCGGAACCATCAGGTCAGCCCGGTCACCGTAACCCAGGCCTACTACCTGCTGGAGAGCCGGGGCCTGATCGAAGCGCGCCCGCGTTCCGGCTACTTCGTGCGCGGGCGCCTTGCCCCCAGCCTGCCCGAACCGGACATGACCCGGCCGGTCGGCGGCGCCACGGAACTGCAGATCAGCGATTTCATTTTCCGCATACTGGACAGCGTCAAGGACCCCGCCATCGTGCCGCTGGGTTCGAGCTTTCCCAGCCCTTACCTGTTCCCGCTCGACAAACTCGGCCGCTTCCTGGCCAGCGCCGCCCGCAAGCTCGATCCGCTCGCCACCGTCACCGACCTGCCGCCGGGCAATGAGGAATTGCGCCGACAACTCGCCTTGCGCTACCTGGCCCGGGCGCCAAGGTCTCGCCGCAGGAGATCGTCGTCACCTCAGGCGCGCTGGAGGGCATCAACCTTTGCCTGCAGGCCGTTACGCGGCCCGGCGACCTGATCGCGGTCGAATCGCCGACCTTCTACGCCGGACTGCAGGCCGCCGAACGGCTGGGCCTGCGCGTCGTCGAAATCCCGACCCACCCGCGCGACGGGGTCAGCCTCGAAGCGCTGGCGGGAATCTTGCAGCAACACCCGGTCAAAGCCTGCCTGTTGATGCTCAATTTCTCCAACCCGTCCGGCAGCCTCGTCCCGAACGAACGCAAGCAAGCGTTGCTCGCCCTGCTCCGCCAGCGCCAAGTTCCGCTGATCGAGGACGACGTCTACAGCGAACTGTACTTCGGCCCGGAGGCACCGCTGTGCAGCAAGGCCGACGATCACGACGGCCTGGTCATGCACATTTCGTCCTTCGCCAAATGCCTGGCCCCGGGTTACCGTCTGGGCTGGGTCGCCGCCGGCCGTTTTGCCGGCGAGATCCAACGCCAGAAGCTGTCCACCAGCCTGTCGACCACCGTGCCGGTCCAGATCGCGCTTGCCGAATACCTCAAACACGGAGGCTTCGACAACCATCTGCGCCACCTGCGCCGGACTTTGGCCGCGCAGGAAGCGCTATTCGTCGCCGCCATCGAGCAACATTTTCCGGCCGGCACGCGGCTGGCCCGGCCACAGGGCGGCTATTTCCTGTGGCTGGAGTTGCCGCCGCAGGTCGACGCGCTGGCGCTCCACCAGCAGGCGCTGGAGCAAGGCATCAGCACGGCGCCCGGGCCGATCTTCTCGGCCCAGAAGGAATTCGCCCACTACCTCCGGCTCAATTTCGGCCATCCGAACTTTCCGGGTGTCGAAGCGGCCATCGCGACGCTGGGCCGGTTGGCCGGCGCACTGTGCTGAAATCTGTTCCTATAGAAAACACTACAACCTGAATCTGTTCCTGTTGCGTGGCCGGTGATTTACTCGCCGTCCACGATCAATGCCCCAAGGAACACAGGAATGGACACCCCGGTCAGCAAAATCCGCACGGCCAAGCTCGAGCTCTACCGGAAGAAGGGAAAGATCCACGCCAAGGCGGTCGATGGGCGATTCAACACGCTGCGCTGGACCATGGTCTGGCTGACCCAGATCGTTTTCTACGGTGCCTGCTGGCTCGAATGGGAAGTCGGGGGAGCCAGCCGCCAGGCCGTCCTATTCGACATCGCCCATGAAAAGCTCTACCTGTTTGGCCTCGTGCTCTGGCCTCAGGATGCCTTGCTGCTGGCCATCGCCCTGATCATTGCCGCGCTCGGGCTGTTTTTCGTTACCGCTCTGGCCGGCCGGCTGTTCTGCGGCTTCGTCTGCCCGCAGACGGTCTACACCAGCATCTTCGTCTGGATCGAGACGAAGATCGAGGGCGACCACCTGGCCCGCCTGAAGCTCGACCAGAGCCCGATGACTACCCGCAAGCTGGCCCTGAAAAGTCTGAAACACGGTATCTGGCTGGCGATCGCCGGGTGGACGGCGATCACCTTCGTCGGCTATTTCAGCCCGATCCGCGACTTGCTGGCTGCCTTGCCGCGACTGGACATCGGCCCCTGGGAAGGCTTCTGGCTGATCTTCTACGGTGCCTTTACCTACGTCCAGGCGGGCCTGGCCCGCGAAGCGGTCTGCCAGCACATGTGCCCCTATGCCCGTTTCCAGGGCGTGATGTTCGACCCGGCCACCCGCAACGTGGCTTACGACAGTCGCCGCGGCGAACCCCGGCATGGGCGCCTGAACAACGCAACCAGCGGCGACTGCATCGACTGCGGCATTTGCGTCGAGGTCTGTCCGACCGGTATCGATATCCGCCACGGCCTGCAATATCAGTGCATCAACTGCGGCCTGTGCATCGACGCCTGCGATCAGGTCATGACCCGGACCGGCGCACCAACCGGCCTGATCCGCTTTGCCTCGGCCGCGGAACTGGCCGGTCCGGCGGTCGGCGACAAGGCGAACCTCCGGCCGCGCATCGCGGTCTATATCGCCATGCTGACTGCTTTTTCCGCCCTCGGCGCCTGGAGCATCGACCGCCGCCCGCCTTTCCTGGTCGACGTCATTCGCGATCGGGGCGCACTGCATCGCGAGATGCCGGACGGCCGGATCGAGAATGCCTACACCTTGAAACTGATGAACCTGACCGATACGCCCCAGGAACTGAGCATCGACCCGGAAGGCATGGCCGGCCTCGAGGTGATCGGCCAGCGCAGTTTCCCGGTGGCGGCCGGAAGTATCAATCCGGTCCACCTGACGCTATCCGCGCCCGGCGACTGCATCCTGTCCGGCTTGCAGCCGATCACGCTACGGGTGTCGACCAATCATGCCGCCGGCCGGCAAATGCGAGAAAATACGAGTTTTTTCCTGCCCTGACATGAGCCACGACCATAGCAATCCATCCGCCCCACCGATCTGGCGAGCCCCCGATGGCTCGCCGGTGGCTTGCGTCGAAAAGATCAAGGTAATGAACGAGAACTTTGTCGAACTCCGGCAATTGGCCCTCGACACCCTGGAAGACGGCGTTCTGATGGGCTGTTCCGAAGACCAGGTGCGCCAGTGCATGGTCGACATGATTCTGTCCCTGGAATGTACTTTCGGCCCCGCCAGGCAAGACCCGAAAACTGCATCTCGCTGAAGGCGGCCTTGTTCCGCCACCAGGGTGCCGGCGGCTGCCTGCGCACGGTAGCCGCCACCGGAGCAGAAACCTGCGCTGCAGGCACTAGACAGCCCCCCTTCGCTTTGGCATAGTCTGGCACCGTTTTGCAATTGCCCGATGATCGCCTTGATCCTCCCGATGCCGCACGAATTCACTCTCTTGTGACCATTAGCCGAAGCGGCTTGCTTGCGGTCGCGG
This genomic window contains:
- the ccoG gene encoding cytochrome c oxidase accessory protein CcoG, yielding MDTPVSKIRTAKLELYRKKGKIHAKAVDGRFNTLRWTMVWLTQIVFYGACWLEWEVGGASRQAVLFDIAHEKLYLFGLVLWPQDALLLAIALIIAALGLFFVTALAGRLFCGFVCPQTVYTSIFVWIETKIEGDHLARLKLDQSPMTTRKLALKSLKHGIWLAIAGWTAITFVGYFSPIRDLLAALPRLDIGPWEGFWLIFYGAFTYVQAGLAREAVCQHMCPYARFQGVMFDPATRNVAYDSRRGEPRHGRLNNATSGDCIDCGICVEVCPTGIDIRHGLQYQCINCGLCIDACDQVMTRTGAPTGLIRFASAAELAGPAVGDKANLRPRIAVYIAMLTAFSALGAWSIDRRPPFLVDVIRDRGALHREMPDGRIENAYTLKLMNLTDTPQELSIDPEGMAGLEVIGQRSFPVAAGSINPVHLTLSAPGDCILSGLQPITLRVSTNHAAGRQMRENTSFFLP
- a CDS encoding enoyl-CoA hydratase, with the protein product MSDTPLVLRHDDHGVTTLTLNRPAARNALSQGMLRALHDAFADIASDDSVRVVILAGAGPAFCTGHDLKEIRAAEYSRDYTEALFSDCAELMQAIVDLPKVVIARIHGIATAAGAQLVASADLAVAADDSRFATPGVNIGLFCSTPMVALSRNVAPKHALQMLLTGDLIDAATALRFGLVNELVPAAELESATLALARRIAAKSPLTLAIGKEAFYRQAELPLAEAYAYTRDVMVANLEARDAQEGINAFIDKRHPVWCGR
- a CDS encoding ABC transporter ATP-binding protein, with translation MSHGLKLEGVDFSYDANHILAGIDLSIPAGQFVTLLGASGSGKSTLLRLVAGLQFPQQGKLAWNGQPIAGPGPERGVVFQDYALFPWLSVVDNIAVAIGKARPATRKAERRAEAGDYLKKVGLEAAIGKYPFELSGGMRQRAAIARALALGSPLLLMDEPFGALDPVNRARLQDLVLEIWEAGSASGASRKTIVFVTHDIDEALYLGDRVVILGSTPGRVIADLPVEFPRHRDRRALFDSDQFHTLRESIAETLAADTLRQLIAA
- a CDS encoding CoA-transferase subunit beta, translating into MSALPYTRQEMMAIATGRELRDGELAIFGVGLSMLAGYFAQAHHAPNIRAMTEGGVYGATPVGGLPWGIECNRISANATSFTNALDALGFLVASGRCDVGIIGAAQVDKFGNVNTTGIWDGEIGDAYRLPKTRLTGAGGANDIACGAGRVVIMVTHEPKRFAERVSYISSPGYLGGGNARECYGFVGGGPSAIVTTLGILRPDPVSKEFILDAYYAFSSVEEILCHTGWDLKVSPTVHVVPEPSTEELAALRRVDETGALRK
- a CDS encoding CoA transferase subunit A — translated: MQNKLISLAEAVRRYTWDGMQYASGAALPVGSDAIVFGRELLRQKRRDLHAIFHCNTQQLNLLAGAGAASKAECGFSGLEVFGFANGLRRAVESGQLALEDYSNLAMAVRLLGGAMNWPFVPATVNIGSDIQDRSAFAPDEYPAKRKIPTVTDPFSGREIGAFRPLKPDLAAIHVSLSDPLGNAIMLGTEWSRFELSRAAKKVVLIADAIVDTDCMRQYPNLVRIPDIIVEAVVYHPFAAWPQSSPGLYDVDEAHMKFMNKALATAEGTADYVRDYVEGYTDLDSYLDLIGRDTIARLSDSATRFLLDPFRQWIKTPEEIATLSAEVTA
- a CDS encoding thioredoxin family protein, encoding MKPIFRTLLTVLALVAGSSANAALFERSTANLQDEAHAAARDGKLLAVLLTLPDCPGCIEMEHTVHANPATAKALARQFRTVRLDIASPAPIADGDGKPTSGPELARRLKAIATPSYAFFDGHGRFLYRYTGTLNAAEFRKLGSYVARGEYEQRPFDGRPAADRHAGHDHH
- a CDS encoding ABC transporter permease, with product MSETLALETRELSVAPAPHVASGPATSAIATRFAARLGRLLEASLIWIVLLGAWFLAAEFTPLGDNPLIPGPLVTARALWESLPELWVGTISSFTILVPGFVLASGLGIVSGLTIGTSPRLQRAFFPFARVAAPVPPTVYIPYAIAVLPTFKLSAIFVVFIGAFWPIFQNAAAGAHALEERFRDNARILGLTGFEYHWRVVFPAALPHIFSGMAVGLGFSFILLTVAELFGANAGLGRFVQYYADFADYPKMVAGILYTGLITFLAMSGLEAIKRRALFWQR